In the Quercus lobata isolate SW786 chromosome 5, ValleyOak3.0 Primary Assembly, whole genome shotgun sequence genome, one interval contains:
- the LOC115991736 gene encoding 26S proteasome regulatory subunit 7, whose product MAGEAEFDIKDEKNPRPLDEDDIALLKTYGLGPYSNSIKKVEKEIKDMAKKVNDLCGIKESDTGLAAPSQWDLVSDKQMMQEEQPLQVARCTKIINPNTEDAKYVINVKQIAKFVVGLGDKVSPTDIEEGMRVGVDRNKYQIQIPLPPKIDPSVTMMTVEEKPDVTYNDVGGCKEQIEKMREVVELPMLHPEKFVKLGIDPPKGVLCYGPPGTGKTLLARAVANRTDACFIRVIGSELVQKYVGEGARMVRELFQMARSKKACIVFFDEVDAIGGARFDDGVGGDNEVQRTMLEIVNQLDGFDARGNIKVLMATNRPDTLDPALLRPGRLDRKVEFGLPDMESRTQIFKIHTRTMNCERDVRFELLARLCPNSTGADIRSVCTEAGMFAIRARRKTVTEKDFLDAVNKVIKGYQKFSATPKYMVYN is encoded by the exons ATGGCAGGGGAGGCCGAGTTCGATATTAAGGACGAGAAGAACCCTCGCCCTCTCGATGAGGACGATATTGCTCTGCTCAAGACTTAT gGTTTGGGTCCCTATTCTAATAGTATCAAGAAAGTAGAGAAGGAAATTAAGGACATGGCTAAGAAGGTCAATGATTTGTGTG GTATTAAGGAGTCTGACACTGGCTTAGCTGCACCAAGCCAGTGGGATCTGGTATCTGATAAGCAAATGATGCAAGAGGAGCAGCCTCTGCAG GTGGCAAGATGTACAAAGATCATTAATCCAAACACTGAAGATGCCAAATATGTAATAAATGTTAAGCAAATTGCAAAG TTTGTTGTTGGGTTGGGTGACAAAGTTTCCCCAACTGACATAGAAGAAGGCATGCGTGTGGG GGTTGATCGCAATAAATATCAGATCCAGATTCCCTTGCCACCTAAAATCGATCCAAGTGTGACCATGATGACAGTGGAGGAAAAGCCTGATGTGACCTACAATGACGTTGGTGGATGCAAGGAGCAAATTGAAAAGATGCGAGAA GTTGTTGAGCTGCCAATGCTTCATCCAGAGAAATTTGTTAAGCTTGGAATTGATCCTCCCAAAGGTGTCCTTTGCTATGGTCCTCCAGGAACAGGTAAAACACTTCTAGCTCGAGCAGTGGCAAATAGAACTGATGCTTGTTTCATTCGAGTTATTGGGAGTGAGCTTGTTCAGAAATATGTTGGTGAGGGAGCTCGGATGGTTCGAGAACTATTCCAG ATGGCACGTTCAAAGAAGGCTTGCATTGTATTTTTTGACGAAGTAGATGCCATTGGAGGGGCTCGTTTTGATGATGGTGTAGGTGGGGATAATGAAGTTCAAAGAACAATGCTGGAAATTGTCAATCAACTGGATGGCTTTGATGCTCGTGGAAACATCAAAGTCCTAATGGCTACAAATAG GCCTGACACACTAGATCCAGCACTTCTACGGCCTGGACGATTGGATCGTAAGGTCGAGTTTGGCCTTCCTGATATGGAGAGTCGGACACAAATATTTAAGATCCACACGCGAACGATGAACTGTGAAAGAGATGTCCGATTTGAACTTTTGGCTCGGCTTTGCCCAAATTCCACTG GTGCCGATATAAGGAGTGTGTGCACAGAAGCTGGCATGTTTGCCATCCGAGCACGGAGAAAGACTGTGACAGAGAAAGACTTCCTCGATGCAGTGAACAAGGTCATCAAGGGATACCAGAAGTTCAGTGCAACACCCAAGTACATGGTCTACAACTGA
- the LOC115989019 gene encoding uncharacterized protein LOC115989019, which yields MRARLVVFPIKGKNWCFTRSINDSLASTTFGSGPSQTPSTLRELWRSISSNSKPFNANAELLIDFVSLKMNNAWIGLEKAPQGTLKNKIHLLGLRLLSRVKPSEIFLKSISKEITDVQITYPSSLNARLVRRRLRHIATRGNIIHKKYFYGSVALLPLSTVFTVLPLPNIPFFWILFRTYSHWRALQGSEKLLQLVSDSSSTLNSSTGNENETKHDGSKYGIHNSVVSPWVLQPSKELEELLHRVDGHDGLSKCAISDICKIFDLNTNDVLKYRDSM from the exons aTGAGAGCGAGATTGGTAGTGTTCCCGATTAAAGGGAAGAATTGGTGCTTCACTCGATCAATCAACGACTCGCTTGCTTCTACTACTTTCGGCTCAGGTCCTTCTCAAACACCTTCTACACTAAGAGAACTTTGGCGCAGCATCTCCTCCAATTCCAAACCCTTTAACGCCAATGCGGAACTCCTCATCGATTTCGTCTCTCTCAAG ATGAATAACGCTTGGATTGGTCTAGAAAAAGCTCCTCAAGGAACTCTCAAGAACAAGATTCATTT GTTGGGACTGCGGCTTTTGTCACGGGTTAAGCCCTCTGAGATATTCTTGAAGTCTATATCTAAGGAGATTACAGATGTTCAAATTACCTACCCGTCAAG TTTAAATGCACGACTTGTGCGTAGAAGGTTACGGCATATTGCCACGAG GGGAAATATCATCCACAAGAAGTACTTCTATGGTTCAGTTGCATTGCTTCCCTTGTCAACTGTATTTACT GTTTTACCTTTGCCTAATATCCCATTCTTCTGGATTTTATTCCGGACTTACTCTCATTGGAGGGCTCTCCAG GGAAGTGAGAAGCTCCTTCAGCTTGTCTCAGATAGCTCTTCAACTCTCAACTCTTCTACGGGGAATGAGAATGAAACCAAGCATGATGGCTCTAAATATGGTATCCATAATTCAGTTGTTTCTCCATGG GTTTTGCAACCATCAAAGGAACTTGAAGAACTTCTTCATCGTGTAGATGGGCATGACGGTCTTAGTAAATGTGCCATTTCAGATATTTGCAAGATCTTTGATTTGAACACCAATGATGTTCTAAAGTACAGGGATTCAATGTAG